A region from the Aegilops tauschii subsp. strangulata cultivar AL8/78 chromosome 5, Aet v6.0, whole genome shotgun sequence genome encodes:
- the LOC141022157 gene encoding uncharacterized protein produces the protein MQSSLPTFKTAPGAQAKLTKRAKKTRSAGVPDLPEPEVTAQEPPAASAPEATTPMDTAPEATAPTTKATTEASVNPEASGSAPPADDPDVVITRTEFVEPGRPTVLAKCSAKGELLQPHRASLDLSNYANLSIGELVSGYISQVHKSRDAEVAMVNQIQQKSEAVGKKLEADLADLKSRLKTQEMETRKANAKFITSIAAQEKLKTEFDAERKAWAEEKAALVTRAEQAEKAVSEKTAELSGLKRQVSQMVAAIFGKSPHRLSSMLEYLYLMIHPCRRLT, from the exons atgcagtcgagtcttccgactttcaagaccgcgcccgg tgctcaggcaaagctcaccaaaagagcaaagaagaccagatcagccggagtgccggatttgcctgaaccggaggtgacggctcaagaaccgccagctgcctccgcccccgaagccaccactccaatggacacggcacctgaagccactgccccaactaccaaggcaacgaccgaagcttcggttaacccggaggcctctgGCTCAGcgccaccagcagacgacccggacgtggtaatcacccggacggagtttgtcgagccggggagaccgaccgtgttggccaagtgctccgccaagggggagttgctgcagccccaccgggcgagtctggacctctccaactacgccaacctgagcattggagagctcgtctctggctacatcagccaagtacacaagagccgggacgccgaggtcgccatggtaaaccagatccagcaaaaatctgag gctgttggcaagaagctagaggcggaccttgcggatctcaagagccggctgaagacgcaggagatggagacccggaaagcaaacgccaagtttataaccagcatcgccgctcaagagaagctgaagacagaatttgatgctgagcgaaaagcctgggccgaagagaaggctgcactggtaacccgggcagaacaggcggagaaggctgtctctgagaagaccgccgagctctccggcctaaagcgccaggtttcccaaatggtggccgccatcttcggtaagtcgcctcaccggctctCATCAATGTTAGAATACTTAtatctcatgattcatccttgtcgccgacttacctga